The DNA window TATTTTAAATATCTTGAAAACCATGTTTCCGGATAATTTTCTCAAACATCTGGGTTATACCAGATCCCATGGTAAAGATAACCTCACTATTAAGATTTTTGTCAGCTGTTTTATCAAAAAAAATATTCAGGCTTGAATCAAGACCATCTTCAGCTTTCCAATAGCACAGCATAATGGGAACCCTGGGAAAAGGATACAGAACCACTGATATATCTGACTGATACTGTTGTTCAACTTTTTTCCCTCCAAAAATGCGGACAATATAGTTAAACAGGTCAGGATATCTGTCTGCCAGTTGTTTCATGGGTTCTTCGCATCGTTTTTGAAAAAAATTATGCCTTGGCGGACCATCCTTAAGTTCTCTGAAGGAAACCCATTCCCCTGAGACGGGCATGCCTTTTCCATAAAGTATGTAATAAAAAAAAGGAATTGCAACCCATAGATTAACATGTATATCAGAATAGAGTTGACCATGCTGATCCACACTAAACTCTTTACCAAATATTTTAAGAGCCAGTTTATTACCAGAAAATTTTGCTTTAATCTCCTCGGCTCTTTTTGCAAGGTCAATCCTGGTAATTTTATTTTTTAAAATTTTCAGATTTTCTTCCTGATTGTTTTCAATCAGAGTTTGCTTTTCTTTTTTTAAAAAAAAGTCTGCACACACTTTTTCATCAAGCCTGGGACACTCCTCAATATTTTTCCTGCCCTGGAAAACAGCAGAGGCAAAAGCCAGACAGGTTTTTTCCCCGCATTCTCTGCAATTTGATTTGTCAAGGAGCTTAAAAATTTCCATGACATTTTTAGGTTTAAACATAACAAAACTCCTGATTTCTGTTTAATAATTGCCGATTTTCTATGAACATTGCCATTGGAAGCCATGATGATTTTTATATATCAAACTCCGTTTAAACGACTGTAATCATAGATTTTCTAATTTTGTTGTGGTAAATATTCGGCTTATAATTACAGCATGTTGGACGTAACTGGCTATAAAGTCAAGGGTACTTTACAAAAAAAATGCAGGCATTTAATGGATAGGAATTAACATATTGTACAAAATATGTTATTCATAATTTTTTT is part of the Candidatus Cloacimonadota bacterium genome and encodes:
- a CDS encoding DUF3786 domain-containing protein, which codes for MFKPKNVMEIFKLLDKSNCRECGEKTCLAFASAVFQGRKNIEECPRLDEKVCADFFLKKEKQTLIENNQEENLKILKNKITRIDLAKRAEEIKAKFSGNKLALKIFGKEFSVDQHGQLYSDIHVNLWVAIPFFYYILYGKGMPVSGEWVSFRELKDGPPRHNFFQKRCEEPMKQLADRYPDLFNYIVRIFGGKKVEQQYQSDISVVLYPFPRVPIMLCYWKAEDGLDSSLNIFFDKTADKNLNSEVIFTMGSGITQMFEKIIRKHGFQDI